One window from the genome of Lentibacillus daqui encodes:
- a CDS encoding RNA-guided endonuclease InsQ/TnpB family protein, whose amino-acid sequence MLTYNKKVRLVVTKENKQLLDSQSRMCNWLYNQLLDAVEEDYRNGKKKKLLSGRNLRNEVPKIKGENPFLFKVHSSPLKNTALRLKDAYERFFDPKLMNEKPKYRSWKKKWFSLYYDEPKKGFKLLDTNLLSLSFGKLTDEKHKELKKKDKKAKKTIKIKVGLVEAVELSETERIKTLRITKDLDSYYAIFTIEDAKEITKVKEQSFIVFDPNHKNLAVGLGSDGKSYELKSMNALLKYWDKRIDEIKSKRDKCEKFNKLVCTPNVTYFEPSKRWKRLNHALEKAQLKRREQMKTLLFSYAHYFSKRYDAIYIGDYTPTPDVAKYGTMRRAMLNQTPVGKFRSILNWVQAKSGKYYQKIDERDTTKTCCVCGNKEKKDPSIRSFTCVNCGTMLSRDINSTVNIGKKAKKILPRAGYIGVESPMYTVWWDFKQAKIACGLTPSAGLGK is encoded by the coding sequence ATGCTTACGTATAATAAAAAGGTACGATTGGTGGTTACAAAGGAAAACAAGCAGTTACTCGATTCTCAATCCAGAATGTGCAACTGGCTGTACAATCAATTGCTGGATGCGGTGGAGGAAGACTATCGCAATGGAAAAAAGAAAAAACTGCTTTCCGGCAGAAACCTGAGGAATGAAGTACCGAAAATAAAAGGGGAAAACCCATTTTTGTTTAAAGTCCATTCCTCCCCATTGAAAAATACGGCATTACGGTTAAAAGATGCCTATGAACGATTTTTTGATCCAAAATTAATGAATGAGAAACCAAAATATCGTTCATGGAAAAAGAAGTGGTTTTCGCTATATTATGATGAACCAAAAAAGGGTTTTAAATTATTAGATACCAATCTGCTTTCCTTAAGTTTTGGCAAGTTAACAGATGAAAAACATAAGGAATTAAAGAAAAAAGATAAAAAGGCTAAGAAGACCATCAAAATCAAAGTTGGACTTGTGGAAGCGGTAGAACTAAGCGAAACGGAGAGAATCAAAACCCTTCGCATCACAAAGGATCTGGATTCGTATTATGCCATTTTTACAATAGAAGATGCCAAGGAAATCACCAAGGTGAAGGAACAATCGTTTATTGTATTTGATCCCAACCATAAGAATCTGGCGGTGGGATTAGGCAGTGATGGAAAATCATATGAATTGAAATCGATGAATGCACTGTTGAAGTATTGGGATAAACGAATCGATGAAATCAAATCAAAACGGGACAAATGTGAAAAGTTTAATAAACTGGTATGCACCCCAAATGTTACGTATTTTGAGCCAAGCAAACGTTGGAAGAGACTCAATCATGCTTTGGAAAAGGCGCAATTAAAACGTCGAGAACAAATGAAGACGCTGTTATTTAGCTATGCGCATTATTTTTCCAAGCGTTACGATGCCATTTACATTGGTGATTATACTCCAACTCCCGATGTGGCAAAGTACGGGACGATGAGAAGGGCCATGTTAAATCAAACACCAGTCGGTAAATTCAGGAGTATTTTGAACTGGGTGCAGGCAAAAAGCGGTAAATATTATCAAAAGATTGATGAACGGGATACAACCAAAACCTGTTGTGTCTGCGGTAATAAGGAGAAAAAAGATCCATCTATTCGCAGCTTTACATGTGTAAACTGTGGTACCATGCTTTCAAGGGATATCAACAGTACAGTTAATATCGGAAAGAAAGCCAAAAAGATATTGCCTCGCGCAGGCTACATAGGTGTGGAATCCCCTATGTATACAGTGTGGTGGGATTTTAAACAGGCAAAGATTGCTTGTGGTTTGACCCCATCTGCTGGCCTCGGGAAGTAA
- a CDS encoding tetratricopeptide repeat protein, translating into MNKLYASANDLSGSELVIYGELAFMCDYKLARRILSEAVKRMEDEEEPDRMKLARGYLVLGESEEKLEKFTRAIKYYKQGLTYFQEDDIRDQYMILYLHFKIGMLYSAKNEHAPAIMYLQKAVDLADDHLEMKINSMVSLAKIHGTRDDDEQAYRYLQEVLPLIADSKLAGTIVHAETLIEMAFYHFDQSLLDEAVPYYEQAIDMYKKSHDKSVRKLGMVYMQYAYCLEHKTKADKHRAGVNYERAIEQLEKTGDRELLENAYADVIAFFDATNDTKKKHKIEEKYVKMINS; encoded by the coding sequence ATGAACAAATTGTATGCGTCAGCAAATGATTTGTCGGGGAGTGAACTTGTCATATATGGAGAACTTGCCTTTATGTGTGATTATAAACTGGCCAGGAGAATTTTATCTGAAGCAGTGAAGCGGATGGAGGATGAAGAAGAACCGGATCGGATGAAACTTGCCCGTGGTTATTTAGTACTAGGTGAATCAGAAGAGAAGCTGGAGAAATTCACCAGAGCAATTAAGTATTACAAACAGGGGTTGACCTATTTTCAGGAAGACGATATTCGCGACCAGTATATGATTCTGTATTTACATTTTAAAATCGGGATGTTGTATTCTGCAAAAAATGAACATGCCCCGGCAATCATGTATTTGCAAAAGGCAGTGGACTTAGCCGATGATCATCTCGAAATGAAAATTAATAGCATGGTTAGTCTGGCCAAGATTCATGGGACCCGGGATGATGATGAACAAGCATACCGCTATTTGCAGGAAGTGCTGCCACTGATTGCCGACTCCAAACTGGCGGGCACCATTGTTCATGCGGAGACGTTAATTGAAATGGCTTTCTATCACTTTGACCAATCATTGCTCGATGAAGCTGTTCCTTATTATGAACAAGCGATTGACATGTACAAAAAATCACATGATAAATCGGTTCGTAAACTGGGAATGGTATATATGCAGTATGCTTACTGTCTGGAACATAAGACCAAAGCTGATAAACATCGTGCGGGGGTTAATTATGAACGGGCTATTGAACAATTGGAGAAAACTGGTGACCGTGAATTGCTGGAAAATGCGTATGCTGATGTTATTGCATTTTTTGATGCAACAAACGACACAAAGAAGAAGCACAAAATAGAAGAGAAATATGTAAAAATGATCAATAGCTAA
- a CDS encoding aconitate hydratase — protein MGLNVAQKLIRDHLVSGTMNKGEEIGLKIDQTLTQDATGTMVMLELEAMGLDYAKTEASAQYVDHNLIQVDNKNPDDHLFLESAAQRFGLHYSRPGNGVSHPVHMQRLAKPGKTLLGSDSHTCANGSMGMLAMGAGGIDVAMAIAGEPIYIKMPEIFGVKLTGELPDWVSAKDVILEMLRRYDVKGGVGKIIEYYGPGLKHLTAMDRHVIANMGAELGATATVFPSDEAVRDFLKAQNREDDWIELSADSDATYDLEDTIDLSKLEPMVAKPSSPGNVVKVSELEETPIYQAYIGSSANPGYRDFAIAAEMVKGRKIAPGLSFDINPTSRQMLTNLVQELHIASLLKSGARLHQAGCNGCIGMGQAPASGRNSLRTTPRNFPGRSGTKEDSVYLASPETAAASALTGKITDPRTLKIPYPKVTEPTSGNVDDRLMEKPLPYAEAQKVSLVKGPNIVSIPEMDQLPDTLELPVLLHVGDNISTDEILAGGARVLPFRSNLPEISKFTYEQIDPTYYDRSMKVREKGGHAIVGGYNYGQGSSREHAALAPRYLGLHAVIAKDYARIHWQNLVNFGVLPLTFSSVADYDRLAQGDVLEFTNLRDTIQKQQEFEVSVKGRNDKIKVQHSLSKRQVNILLQGGLINWIRMKQQS, from the coding sequence ATGGGATTGAATGTTGCACAAAAATTAATCCGGGATCATCTCGTTTCCGGAACGATGAACAAAGGAGAAGAAATCGGACTGAAAATCGATCAAACGTTAACCCAGGATGCCACAGGGACAATGGTGATGCTGGAACTGGAAGCGATGGGACTCGATTATGCCAAAACAGAAGCATCTGCACAATATGTGGACCATAACCTCATCCAGGTCGACAACAAGAATCCGGATGACCACCTGTTTTTGGAAAGTGCCGCTCAACGATTCGGACTGCATTATAGTCGGCCAGGCAATGGTGTCAGCCACCCTGTCCATATGCAGCGATTGGCAAAGCCCGGAAAAACATTGTTAGGATCGGATAGTCACACATGTGCCAATGGTTCGATGGGGATGCTTGCCATGGGTGCTGGTGGAATCGATGTAGCCATGGCCATAGCTGGAGAACCAATCTACATTAAAATGCCGGAAATCTTTGGGGTGAAGCTTACTGGAGAACTTCCAGATTGGGTTAGCGCCAAGGATGTCATTCTGGAAATGCTGCGACGCTATGATGTCAAAGGCGGCGTAGGGAAAATTATTGAATATTATGGTCCCGGGTTAAAGCACTTAACCGCTATGGATCGTCACGTTATTGCCAATATGGGTGCAGAACTTGGCGCAACCGCAACAGTATTCCCATCTGATGAGGCGGTAAGAGATTTTTTAAAAGCGCAAAATCGGGAAGATGATTGGATCGAGTTATCCGCAGACTCGGATGCTACTTACGACTTGGAGGATACAATTGATCTTTCCAAATTGGAGCCAATGGTGGCCAAACCGTCAAGTCCTGGAAACGTTGTAAAAGTTAGTGAATTAGAAGAAACACCGATATATCAAGCCTATATTGGTTCCTCGGCAAATCCGGGTTATCGTGATTTTGCCATCGCAGCTGAAATGGTTAAAGGAAGAAAAATTGCACCGGGGTTATCATTTGATATTAACCCAACATCAAGACAAATGCTAACAAATTTAGTGCAAGAACTGCATATTGCCAGCCTGCTGAAATCCGGTGCCCGTCTCCATCAAGCTGGCTGTAATGGCTGCATTGGCATGGGGCAGGCACCCGCTTCCGGTCGCAACAGTCTGCGTACGACACCACGAAATTTCCCGGGGCGTTCTGGAACCAAAGAGGACAGTGTTTACCTGGCAAGTCCTGAAACAGCGGCAGCATCGGCATTAACAGGAAAAATCACCGATCCCAGAACACTGAAGATACCCTATCCAAAAGTTACCGAGCCAACATCAGGTAACGTTGATGACCGGTTAATGGAAAAACCGCTGCCATATGCTGAGGCGCAAAAGGTCTCTCTTGTGAAGGGTCCAAACATTGTTTCGATTCCGGAAATGGATCAACTTCCTGATACACTAGAATTGCCGGTCTTATTACATGTCGGGGACAATATTTCCACAGACGAAATACTTGCTGGTGGGGCGCGGGTATTACCATTTCGGAGTAATTTACCGGAAATCAGTAAATTTACGTATGAACAAATCGATCCAACCTATTATGACCGCAGCATGAAAGTTAGAGAAAAAGGTGGCCATGCGATCGTTGGCGGCTACAACTACGGGCAAGGCTCAAGCCGTGAACACGCCGCACTCGCACCACGATATTTGGGACTGCATGCGGTTATCGCCAAAGACTATGCCCGGATTCACTGGCAAAATCTTGTTAACTTTGGTGTATTGCCACTTACTTTTTCGAGTGTTGCAGACTATGATCGTCTTGCACAAGGTGATGTGCTTGAATTCACCAATTTACGGGACACGATTCAAAAGCAACAGGAATTTGAAGTGTCCGTAAAAGGCAGGAATGACAAAATCAAGGTACAGCATTCCTTATCCAAACGGCAGGTGAATATTCTCTTGCAAGGCGGACTCATCAACTGGATTCGGATGAAACAGCAATCTTAA
- a CDS encoding thiol-disulfide oxidoreductase DCC family protein, whose protein sequence is MVIYYDSFCPMCTNSSILWKKLDLHHRLTFFSFRDLENYPQAMEEKLHVKHDGKWFAGYNALIQIVKQLPLLWIMLPAMYLLKWIGLGDFLYQKIAKNRKLIPVNQCRDESCPIPDRK, encoded by the coding sequence ATGGTCATTTATTACGATAGTTTTTGTCCGATGTGTACGAACAGCTCCATTCTTTGGAAAAAATTAGACCTGCATCATCGCCTAACCTTTTTCTCATTTCGTGATTTAGAAAACTATCCGCAAGCAATGGAAGAAAAATTGCATGTGAAGCATGATGGAAAATGGTTTGCCGGATATAACGCCCTTATTCAAATCGTCAAACAGCTGCCATTATTATGGATCATGCTTCCTGCCATGTATTTATTGAAGTGGATTGGGCTTGGGGACTTTCTCTATCAAAAAATTGCTAAAAACAGAAAGCTCATTCCTGTCAACCAATGCCGTGACGAATCATGTCCAATTCCGGATAGAAAATAA
- a CDS encoding VanW family protein — translation MKSIIFSLLFVFTPITVMANELTVTDHDKISTTISRDHYSFPFMDGPFIEQKKLDRLFDTIAQKIDKEPVDAMINDRGEIIPEKPGYVLDREKFNRQFRAFFYEGKPTTLEIPKRLVYPKVDSELLSTIREKKVGSYVTRFQESNKERSHNIALAAEAINNYVLLPDETFSFNKVVGKRTKEKGYMRAPVIVKGELAEDIGGGICQVSSTLYNAVDINGIEIVERYSHSRSVPYVPPGRDATVSWYGPDFVFANKSHQPILIRARAIDGQMAIQVYSADTPKQ, via the coding sequence ATGAAATCAATTATATTTTCCTTACTGTTCGTATTTACACCAATAACCGTTATGGCAAATGAATTAACGGTAACCGATCATGATAAAATTTCAACAACTATCTCACGGGATCACTATTCGTTTCCTTTTATGGACGGACCATTTATTGAACAGAAAAAGCTGGATCGATTATTTGATACGATTGCACAAAAGATTGATAAGGAACCCGTTGACGCAATGATTAATGATCGGGGCGAAATTATTCCGGAAAAGCCGGGGTATGTACTGGATCGAGAAAAATTTAATCGGCAATTTCGTGCGTTTTTTTATGAGGGAAAGCCAACCACATTGGAGATTCCCAAAAGGCTGGTATACCCAAAAGTGGATAGTGAATTGTTATCGACCATCCGGGAAAAGAAAGTTGGCAGTTATGTGACACGGTTTCAGGAAAGCAATAAAGAGCGTTCTCATAATATTGCGTTGGCTGCTGAAGCGATTAATAATTATGTTTTGCTTCCGGATGAGACTTTTTCGTTTAACAAAGTGGTTGGCAAGCGGACAAAAGAAAAAGGGTATATGCGTGCCCCAGTGATTGTAAAGGGTGAATTGGCTGAAGATATTGGTGGGGGTATTTGCCAAGTATCCTCGACATTATATAATGCGGTTGATATTAATGGTATTGAGATTGTAGAGCGCTATTCTCACAGTAGAAGTGTGCCATATGTTCCGCCTGGACGGGATGCGACAGTCAGTTGGTATGGACCTGATTTTGTGTTTGCCAATAAATCCCATCAACCAATTTTGATTAGAGCCAGGGCAATTGACGGGCAGATGGCGATTCAGGTTTATTCTGCGGATACGCCTAAACAATAA
- a CDS encoding IS607 family transposase, translating to MSNLVSRNKIRRIAKMYTIDEASSILGVHPTTLRRWEKEGEITSSRTTGGHRRYAVEDLSAIKRDLKPLQDKIVIGYCRVSSSDQKEELKRQVHTVSQYCSANGYQFRIIKDLGSGLNDDKKGLKELIRLVQSNQVEKVVVNYKDRLLRFGYELLEQICAFHHVKIEIVNHTEDKTYEQELVEDMLSIITVFSSRLYGSRSHKRKKLQQAVKQVIEDNGHAYV from the coding sequence ATGTCGAACCTTGTAAGTAGAAATAAAATAAGGAGGATCGCTAAAATGTATACCATCGATGAAGCATCCAGCATACTTGGTGTTCATCCCACTACATTAAGAAGGTGGGAGAAAGAGGGGGAGATAACATCCTCTCGAACCACCGGTGGCCATAGAAGATATGCTGTAGAAGACCTTAGTGCTATCAAGCGTGATTTGAAACCACTTCAAGACAAAATTGTTATTGGGTATTGCCGTGTCTCATCATCGGACCAAAAGGAAGAGTTAAAAAGGCAGGTCCATACCGTTTCGCAGTATTGTTCGGCAAATGGATATCAGTTTCGTATTATAAAAGATCTGGGTAGTGGTTTGAATGACGATAAGAAGGGGCTAAAGGAATTAATCCGGCTGGTGCAAAGCAATCAGGTGGAGAAAGTTGTCGTCAACTACAAGGATAGGTTACTACGTTTTGGCTATGAATTGTTGGAACAAATATGTGCCTTCCATCATGTGAAAATTGAAATCGTCAACCATACAGAGGATAAAACATATGAGCAGGAGTTAGTCGAGGATATGCTTTCCATTATTACTGTCTTCAGCAGCCGCTTGTATGGAAGCAGAAGTCACAAGCGAAAGAAACTGCAACAAGCGGTGAAACAGGTCATTGAGGACAACGGCCATGCTTACGTATAA